Below is a genomic region from Candidatus Aenigmatarchaeota archaeon.
GTAGGGTTTCTGCCTTTGAAACTGACAGGTTTCGGATAGTCTTCGGGCAGCCGAAAAGAAGGGAATCAAAATCCTGTGTTACGGCGGCATATGCCTTTCCGTCCTGGCAGATTTTGGCGCACTGGGCCTCCCCCTCGCTTTTTGCCTGAATCACAGGGATTCCCATGCACTCCAGAAGTTTTTTGCTTTCCTCCACCATCTCGTCGGAAACGACTGCGCTTCTCTGGGCGTACTTTCTTGCCTCCTCGAGCCGCCCCTCCTCCATGGCTTTTTCCCACTTCTCTTTGGCATTCGTTCTTGCCTCCATCCTGCTGTCAAGCTCGGACCTTTTTGCTTCTGGGGGCTTGCCGTCAAAGACATAGACCAATTTCAGCCCCCTCTCCAGGAAATTGATGTTCCTGTAGAAGAGCCCCGACAAGTGGCTTGTTACCTGGCCTTTTGAGTCCATAAGGGGCGTTCCGTCCGCCTGGCGGATGTTTCCAAGGAACTGGTAAATCATGTTGAGCGCGTCTATTGCGAGGACTTTGCCTGAAAGGGAGGGCAGTTCAATCTGCTCGGAGACCAGAATTTCCGAAATGTTGACACCCATAATATCTGATTCTGGGGCTTATTTGATTAATTTATTTCCACCTTACTTTATGGGGCGGTAGCTCAGCTTGGGAGAGCGCACGGCTGAAGCATCCCTGAAAGGGCCAATAGGGTCATTTTGGGACTTAGTTACCGTGATGTCGTGGGTTCAAACCCCACCCGCCCCATCCTCAAGACACTCGGATAATCGCTAGAGGAAGCAATTCAATTATAATGCAACGTTGTGGGATGCACCGTATTATCCAGTATGCCCTATTTAGTAATATGCTCCTATATATGCCAAATTTTCAAGGTCATTCATGTGCGGCATAATTGGGTACATAGGCAGAAGGGAGGCATTTTCAATCCTTATATCGGGGCTTCAGCGCATGGAGTACCGGGGATATGACAGCTATGGCTTTTGCGTGCTTGACCGGAATGCCAATCCCCATCTATTCAGAAGGGTCGGAAAGGTTTCGGATTTGGATAAAAGTTTGCCTGTCGGAACTCATTCGGGGAATCTTGGCATTGCGCATACACGATGGGCAACCCATGGTGAGGTTACAGAGAAAAATGCCCACCCGCACACGGACTGTAAAAACAATGTTTTCGTTGTCCATAACGGGATAATTGAGAATTACAAGTATTTGAAAGATGGACTGGTCCAGGAAGGCCACAAATTTTCTTCCGATACCGATACAGAAGTCGTAGCACACCTTATAGAGAAGTTTTTCAGCGGAAATCTTGAAATTGCGGTAAGAAAAGCGTTAAACTGCATCAAGGGAACATATGGCTTGGCGGCAATATGCCGGCAGGACCCAGGCAAGATTGTTGCAGCGCGCTGCGGAAGCCCCTTGCTGATAGGTATCGGGGAAAAAGAGCTCCTTGTTGCCTCTGACCCTGCTGCAGTGATTGCCCATACAAGGAAAGTAATCTATCTTAATGAGGGCGAAATGTCAATTCTTACTCCGGAAAGCCACTTCATATTTACCGAGAGGCCTTTTCGGGAGATAGAGTGGAAACTGGCAGATGTGGAGAGGGGCGTCCATCCACATTATCTGCTAAAGGAGATACTGGAGCAGCCGGAGAGTATCAAAAACTGCCTTAGAGGCCGGCTTATGCCAGAAGAAGGCAGAGCCCAGCTTGGAGGCCTGAAAAATTTTGAGGAGCGTCTGAAGGAAATTGAGAGGATTTATGTTGTGGCATGCGGCACCGCAAGGCATGCAGGGCTTATTGCAGAGCTGATGTTTGAAGAATATGCTGGCATTACGACCAAGGTGGATGTTTCTTCCGAGTTCAGGTACCGCAAGTCGACTATAGACCGAAAGTCCGCTATGCTTGCAATCTCCCAGTCGGGAGAAACTGCGGATACGCTTGCTGCAATAAGGGATGCAAAGGCAAAGGGGATTCTGACACTAGGCATTACAAATGTAATTGATTCGACCCAGGCAAGGGAAACCGATGCAGGGCTCTACACTCATGCCGGGCCCGAGATAAGCGTCGCTTCCACAAAGGCCTTTACGACGCAGCTGGCGGTTCTTTCACTGATGACCCTTTACCTTGGGAGGCAGAGGGGGCTTTCACGTGAAGATGGGAGGAAAATTACCCTGGAACTGGAGAAGATTCCGCAGCTTGTGCAGCAAACAATCAACAATTGCTCTTCTATGAGGGTACTTGCAGAGAAATACAAGGGCTTTGAGAATTATCTCTATCTTGGCAGGAAATATAGCTATCCAGTTGCAAGGGAAGGCGCCCACAAGATTAAGGAAACAGCATATGTGCATGCCGAGGGATGCCGGGGCGGAGAACCAAAGCACTGCGAGTTGGCTCTTGTGTCCGAAAAGTTTCCCTGTGTCTGCGTTGTCCCAAGCGACAGCGTGTATCGGAAGATGATTTCCAATATGGAGGAAGTAAAGGCCAGAAAGGGAAGGATTCTTGCCATAGCGACGGAAGGAAACAATGAAATAAAGACTATCGCTGATGATGTCCTATATATACCAAAGACAATTGAGATGCTGACCCCCATCCTTAGCACGATTCCCCTGCAGCTATTTTCATATTATGCCGGGGTCGCGCGGGGCTGCGAGATAGATAAGCCCAAAAATCTGGCAAAGTCAGTGACTGTAGAATGATTTACTGCAACTTACCCCCCAAAGCACTCATTCTAGCTGCACAAAACCCCCTTTCACCGTAAATTCCTTATTTATATTTTAGAAGGGTAGTATAGGTATGGCATCAAACAAGACACATGTGAATCTAGTAACGATAGGTCACGTCGACCACGGAAAGAGTACATCTGTAGGACGGCTCCTTTTCGACAGCGGCGCTGTTAGAGAGGAGACCATGAGAAAGCTAAAGGATGAGGCAAAAGAA
It encodes:
- the glmS gene encoding glutamine--fructose-6-phosphate transaminase (isomerizing), with amino-acid sequence MCGIIGYIGRREAFSILISGLQRMEYRGYDSYGFCVLDRNANPHLFRRVGKVSDLDKSLPVGTHSGNLGIAHTRWATHGEVTEKNAHPHTDCKNNVFVVHNGIIENYKYLKDGLVQEGHKFSSDTDTEVVAHLIEKFFSGNLEIAVRKALNCIKGTYGLAAICRQDPGKIVAARCGSPLLIGIGEKELLVASDPAAVIAHTRKVIYLNEGEMSILTPESHFIFTERPFREIEWKLADVERGVHPHYLLKEILEQPESIKNCLRGRLMPEEGRAQLGGLKNFEERLKEIERIYVVACGTARHAGLIAELMFEEYAGITTKVDVSSEFRYRKSTIDRKSAMLAISQSGETADTLAAIRDAKAKGILTLGITNVIDSTQARETDAGLYTHAGPEISVASTKAFTTQLAVLSLMTLYLGRQRGLSREDGRKITLELEKIPQLVQQTINNCSSMRVLAEKYKGFENYLYLGRKYSYPVAREGAHKIKETAYVHAEGCRGGEPKHCELALVSEKFPCVCVVPSDSVYRKMISNMEEVKARKGRILAIATEGNNEIKTIADDVLYIPKTIEMLTPILSTIPLQLFSYYAGVARGCEIDKPKNLAKSVTVE
- a CDS encoding flap endonuclease-1, which encodes MGVNISEILVSEQIELPSLSGKVLAIDALNMIYQFLGNIRQADGTPLMDSKGQVTSHLSGLFYRNINFLERGLKLVYVFDGKPPEAKRSELDSRMEARTNAKEKWEKAMEEGRLEEARKYAQRSAVVSDEMVEESKKLLECMGIPVIQAKSEGEAQCAKICQDGKAYAAVTQDFDSLLFGCPKTIRNLSVSKAETLQMIELARQKLTRKQLIMIGLLVGTDYNPKGVSGIGPKKALALVEKFGTLEEIKKQVAWEFEIEMEDLFEFFMNPPVEETYDIVFGRPDREKVIGLLCKEHDFSEDRVNKGLDKLEMKKPAQTNLLGF